Proteins from one Xenorhabdus griffiniae genomic window:
- a CDS encoding TIGR00730 family Rossman fold protein yields the protein MRAAVFCGSAHGTDPSFIKETERLVQAMAKRDVNLVYGGGRVGLMGTLADAAISSGIHVIGVMPQSLVSHELAHSGVDELKIVKDMHERKSVMAENADLFIAIPGGAGTLEEIFEAWTWAQLGLHNKACAFYNVNGYFNPLFAFFERMIDDGFMKKNYSDMLVVSDDPDELIARVLSYSPPPPKWIS from the coding sequence ATGAGGGCAGCTGTTTTCTGCGGATCGGCTCACGGAACTGATCCCTCTTTTATCAAAGAAACTGAGCGCTTGGTTCAGGCAATGGCAAAAAGGGACGTCAATCTGGTTTACGGAGGTGGTCGTGTCGGCCTGATGGGAACGCTGGCCGACGCAGCCATCTCATCAGGTATTCACGTCATCGGTGTTATGCCACAGTCTCTGGTCAGTCATGAACTGGCACATAGCGGTGTTGATGAGCTGAAAATAGTGAAGGATATGCATGAGCGCAAGTCAGTCATGGCTGAAAATGCAGATCTCTTTATTGCTATTCCCGGTGGTGCTGGCACTCTGGAGGAGATATTTGAGGCTTGGACCTGGGCTCAACTTGGTCTGCATAATAAGGCCTGTGCCTTCTACAACGTAAATGGGTACTTTAATCCTCTGTTTGCCTTTTTTGAACGCATGATCGATGATGGATTCATGAAAAAAAACTATTCTGATATGCTTGTTGTGTCAGATGATCCCGACGAACTTATTGCGAGAGTATTGTCATATTCTCCTCCCCCACCAAAGTGGATAAGCTGA
- a CDS encoding DMT family transporter, whose protein sequence is MSLIYYFIAVSIGVAIATQSAVNNQLKSLLGGSTLLASLVSFIVGVLCLSILCALSGERFTQLIQLRHVNPWLLSGGALGAFFVFGTTLLAPRLGVAAMISLVIFGQIMMSLLMDKFGLLGLPARDIIPLKLLGVVLVLAGALCVSLGGK, encoded by the coding sequence ATGAGTTTAATTTACTATTTTATAGCTGTGAGCATAGGGGTAGCCATCGCAACTCAGTCTGCCGTAAATAATCAGCTTAAATCACTATTGGGTGGAAGCACTCTTCTTGCCTCACTAGTTTCATTTATTGTGGGCGTGCTGTGCCTATCTATCCTGTGTGCTCTGTCAGGTGAACGTTTTACTCAGTTAATTCAGTTGCGTCATGTTAATCCCTGGCTATTATCAGGGGGGGCACTGGGGGCCTTTTTCGTTTTTGGCACAACGTTACTAGCGCCTCGTCTGGGGGTTGCCGCGATGATTTCGCTGGTTATTTTTGGGCAGATAATGATGTCATTACTGATGGATAAATTCGGCCTATTGGGATTGCCTGCGCGAGATATAATCCCCTTGAAACTGTTAGGAGTTGTATTGGTACTGGCAGGGGCGCTCTGTGTTAGTCTGGGCGGCAAATGA